In one Leptospiraceae bacterium genomic region, the following are encoded:
- a CDS encoding sigma-70 family RNA polymerase sigma factor: MEKKCTELSLEEAVVCTMEQGIIYFLKLIRMHDAQVRMKMEEEDILSEFRLFLLEKKGKPIYAYEGKEGAKFTTYITVVFKFWLYRALQKVEKRTNEVEAPEYSESWQDYREAHEDSFLKAEEDSRILESLRECIQALQEKSKNLVKKVLYDNMSMKDIAEEENLRLSTLYTRYYTVLKILKDCLGQKGIEWGMVQENE; this comes from the coding sequence ATGGAAAAAAAATGTACGGAGCTTAGTTTAGAAGAAGCGGTAGTTTGCACCATGGAACAGGGAATTATTTACTTTTTAAAACTCATCAGAATGCATGATGCACAGGTAAGGATGAAAATGGAAGAAGAAGATATACTTTCAGAATTTCGCTTATTCTTACTCGAAAAAAAAGGCAAGCCAATCTATGCTTATGAAGGAAAAGAGGGCGCCAAATTTACAACGTACATTACGGTAGTCTTTAAGTTCTGGCTCTATCGCGCCCTGCAAAAAGTTGAAAAAAGGACAAATGAAGTAGAAGCACCTGAATATTCCGAAAGCTGGCAGGATTATAGGGAAGCTCATGAAGATAGTTTTCTTAAAGCCGAAGAAGATTCCAGAATATTAGAGTCTTTGCGAGAATGTATTCAAGCCCTTCAAGAAAAATCCAAAAATTTAGTAAAAAAGGTGCTCTATGATAATATGAGCATGAAAGATATTGCAGAAGAAGAGAACCTTCGACTTAGTACTCTCTACACGAGATATTATACTGTTTTGAAGATTTTAAAAGATTGTCTCGGACAGAAAGGAATTGAATGGGGAATGGTACAGGAAAATGAGTAA
- a CDS encoding DUF368 domain-containing protein, translated as MKGVAMGGADIIPGVSGGTIALIVGIYEKLLQAIQSIDAKFIRKLLSFNIKEALSIIHIRFLVSLLAGIGTAVVGLSHVIHIFLNDFPVQTWAFFFGLILASILIIGKSITNWGSSGGSGFLFGTISGYILVGLIPVQTPETSWFIFLCGMIAICAMILPGISGAFLLLVLGKYEYVTSALKNPFLPSSILIIITFGSGALIGILAFSRLLNYLLKNYHNLTIAILTGLMLGSLRKVWPWKEILETKLIRGKIHVLREANILPVSYDSTFLLAIFLILIGFILVLGLDKIASNEKKGEL; from the coding sequence ATGAAAGGTGTTGCCATGGGAGGAGCCGATATCATACCCGGTGTTTCGGGGGGGACTATCGCACTCATCGTTGGAATTTATGAAAAACTTTTGCAGGCTATACAATCTATCGATGCAAAGTTTATTCGTAAATTACTATCTTTTAATATAAAAGAAGCTTTATCGATTATACATATACGTTTTTTAGTTAGCCTGCTTGCCGGAATTGGAACCGCTGTTGTTGGCCTTTCACATGTAATCCACATTTTTCTGAATGATTTTCCGGTTCAAACCTGGGCTTTCTTCTTCGGCTTGATTCTTGCTTCCATACTTATTATTGGAAAAAGTATCACGAATTGGGGAAGCAGCGGAGGGAGCGGTTTTCTTTTTGGAACTATTAGTGGCTACATTCTTGTTGGTTTAATTCCGGTTCAAACTCCGGAAACAAGTTGGTTTATTTTTCTTTGCGGAATGATAGCCATCTGTGCGATGATACTTCCCGGAATCAGCGGTGCTTTTTTATTACTTGTATTAGGAAAATATGAGTATGTTACCTCAGCTTTAAAAAATCCTTTTTTACCTTCGAGTATCCTTATCATTATAACTTTTGGAAGTGGAGCCCTTATAGGAATTCTTGCATTTTCAAGGCTTTTAAATTACCTATTAAAAAATTATCATAACCTAACAATTGCCATCCTGACCGGTTTAATGCTTGGTTCTTTACGGAAAGTCTGGCCCTGGAAAGAAATCCTTGAAACAAAACTAATTCGGGGAAAAATACATGTATTGAGAGAAGCCAATATTTTGCCGGTAAGTTATGACAGCACTTTTCTTCTGGCTATTTTTCTTATCCTCATCGGTTTTATCCTGGTTCTTGGCCTCGATAAAATTGCGTCAAACGAAAAGAAGGGAGAATTATAA
- a CDS encoding 4-diphosphocytidyl-2C-methyl-D-erythritol kinase, producing the protein MKQGTKGNVTGNLLEQTVRSVLMQKGFHIIKYKEYESNSERLWNELLLCNVPFITVYGHSGNTEFLLKSKKYNLEIRIECKWQQSSGSVDEKLPYLYLNCIEAMPEKDIIILIDGDGFKEGAIRWLRNAVKKKLYTSSLNVEKNILVMDLKGFLTWANNTFVD; encoded by the coding sequence ATGAAACAGGGTACCAAGGGAAATGTTACCGGAAATTTATTGGAGCAAACAGTCCGCTCTGTACTAATGCAAAAGGGTTTTCATATAATTAAATACAAGGAATATGAGTCGAATTCAGAACGCTTATGGAACGAACTACTTTTATGCAATGTACCATTTATAACAGTATACGGCCATAGTGGAAATACTGAATTTTTATTGAAGTCTAAAAAATATAATCTGGAAATTCGTATAGAGTGTAAATGGCAGCAATCCTCCGGTTCTGTAGATGAAAAGCTTCCCTATTTATATTTGAATTGCATCGAAGCCATGCCGGAAAAAGATATTATTATATTAATAGATGGTGATGGATTCAAAGAAGGTGCTATTCGTTGGCTCAGGAATGCCGTAAAAAAGAAGCTTTATACCAGTAGCCTGAATGTAGAGAAAAACATTCTGGTAATGGATTTGAAAGGTTTTTTAACCTGGGCAAATAACACCTTTGTTGATTAA
- a CDS encoding Dam family site-specific DNA-(adenine-N6)-methyltransferase translates to MEENQARPFLKWPGGKTQLLSQFKSYFPQELLKGKVKRYIEPFLGSGAVFFHIFKNYKVSEAILADINRELVLTYRVVQKDNEKLIRFLKEMEKKYIPLDEEKRKEYYLRVRASFNINKDLIGYRNYEEAWIKRAAQVIFLNKTCYNGLFRFNQKGAFNSPHGSYLKPKICDETNLAHVSKILEKVEIRIGDFEEIKTQLKKNTFVYLDPPYKPISKTSNFTSYSSYVLKDEGQRVLPHVFEKEEKVSYSNVFDDSEQKRLAKFLDLIDTKGALFMLSNSEPKNIDPENDFFDRIYKNYYINNVYAARMINSKGDKRGKIKEILVTNYKTEREDS, encoded by the coding sequence ATGGAAGAGAATCAGGCCCGGCCCTTTTTAAAATGGCCGGGAGGGAAAACTCAACTGCTTTCTCAATTCAAAAGTTATTTCCCTCAGGAACTACTAAAAGGAAAAGTTAAACGCTATATCGAACCATTCCTGGGAAGCGGTGCTGTCTTTTTTCATATATTTAAAAATTATAAAGTATCAGAGGCTATCCTGGCTGATATAAATAGAGAGTTGGTGCTTACCTATAGGGTTGTTCAAAAAGATAATGAGAAGTTGATAAGATTCTTAAAGGAAATGGAAAAAAAATATATTCCTTTAGATGAAGAAAAACGTAAAGAATACTATTTACGTGTTCGTGCTTCTTTTAATATAAATAAGGATCTTATAGGATACCGAAACTATGAAGAAGCCTGGATTAAGCGTGCAGCACAGGTAATTTTTTTAAATAAAACCTGTTACAATGGTTTGTTTCGTTTTAATCAAAAGGGTGCATTTAATAGTCCGCATGGTTCCTATTTAAAACCTAAAATTTGTGATGAAACAAACCTTGCTCATGTTTCTAAAATATTAGAAAAAGTAGAAATACGAATTGGAGACTTTGAAGAAATCAAAACTCAACTCAAGAAAAATACTTTTGTCTATTTGGATCCACCCTATAAGCCAATTAGTAAAACCTCGAATTTTACCTCTTACTCAAGCTATGTATTAAAAGATGAAGGTCAAAGAGTTCTTCCCCATGTATTTGAAAAAGAAGAAAAAGTCTCTTATTCTAATGTTTTCGACGATTCAGAACAAAAACGCCTGGCTAAGTTTTTGGATTTAATAGATACGAAAGGAGCACTGTTCATGCTGAGTAATTCTGAGCCGAAAAATATTGATCCGGAAAATGATTTTTTTGATAGGATTTATAAAAATTATTATATTAATAATGTATATGCAGCGCGAATGATAAATTCCAAAGGCGATAAAAGAGGAAAAATAAAAGAGATACTGGTTACGAATTATAAGACGGAAAGGGAGGATTCATGA
- a CDS encoding DUF1574 domain-containing protein, translated as MIKRKYLLLPFLIFFIAYVLDKILLLERFQTYFTKTLSELNYFHKPVLFDDLKDYLKQKSRKKVLVYLGSSRGLLFNNEYIEKHHPDWILFNFSVPGGTPDYFYYWLEKLKKEKLKPEFVLLDNSVEAYNLDAFIKIDEVLVNGLDFSFVFRHYKRYSSEEITNFIAKRLFRTYQYRPNLKIVLERMKNNFAILNNYRNFRNQIREKLLKERGSVSPNVSGNVASPPELINEYAEGDFHSYLEVFRFNENMWRFQADNALLLNEMKIPYAIVWVRLAPSYFELIKNKKIKIEGEMNTVHAYWTSWMKKIYKQYNAHSWNMNEDPDYSCDYFGDASHMSLECYPAYTDYLFDKISKFPNESRE; from the coding sequence GTGATTAAGCGTAAATATCTATTGCTTCCATTCCTGATATTTTTTATAGCATATGTTCTGGATAAGATACTATTGCTTGAAAGGTTTCAAACGTATTTTACGAAAACCTTATCCGAGTTAAACTATTTTCATAAACCAGTGCTTTTTGATGACTTAAAAGATTATCTAAAGCAAAAAAGCAGAAAAAAAGTTTTAGTCTATCTGGGCAGTTCGAGGGGTTTATTATTTAATAATGAATACATAGAAAAACATCACCCGGATTGGATTTTATTTAACTTTTCAGTTCCCGGAGGAACACCGGACTATTTCTACTATTGGTTAGAAAAGTTAAAAAAAGAAAAGCTAAAACCTGAATTTGTTTTGCTTGATAATTCGGTAGAAGCTTACAACCTAGATGCCTTTATAAAAATTGATGAAGTACTGGTAAACGGACTGGATTTTTCCTTTGTCTTCCGGCATTATAAACGATATAGCTCTGAGGAAATTACAAATTTTATAGCCAAACGTTTATTCAGGACTTATCAGTATCGACCTAATTTGAAAATTGTTTTAGAACGAATGAAAAACAATTTTGCTATATTAAATAATTATAGAAACTTTCGGAATCAAATCCGGGAAAAGTTATTAAAAGAAAGAGGCAGTGTATCACCCAATGTTTCCGGAAATGTTGCTTCTCCACCTGAGTTAATAAATGAATATGCAGAAGGAGATTTTCATTCTTATTTAGAAGTTTTTCGTTTTAATGAAAATATGTGGAGGTTTCAAGCCGATAACGCCCTTCTTTTGAATGAAATGAAAATACCTTATGCAATCGTTTGGGTTCGTCTTGCCCCTTCCTATTTTGAACTGATAAAAAATAAGAAAATTAAAATAGAAGGAGAAATGAATACTGTTCATGCATATTGGACAAGCTGGATGAAAAAGATATATAAGCAATATAATGCACATTCCTGGAATATGAATGAAGATCCGGATTATTCCTGCGATTATTTTGGAGATGCCAGTCACATGTCCTTAGAATGTTATCCGGCTTATACAGACTACCTTTTTGATAAAATATCAAAATTTCCGAATGAATCCAGAGAGTAA
- a CDS encoding MBOAT family protein, with translation MQFNSIPFLFFFAVMYIIYWNIPYRFRHIFLILAGMLFYAYSSISFLFHFLFIISINYFLYVQLNKKPDKKILSLAVLVNILNLGFFKYFYFFSKVLGDITGLEMFYHAKDHIQIFLPLAISFYSFQMIAAAVDSYRRPDPSYQPFWKYLLFVLFFPVLIAGPIMRMTDFFPNLERKEPEKDMVYRACFLMMSGLIKKALFADPLNTFSAPVFANPSEYNVYSLFGAGLLYTMQLFFDFSGLTDMARSVALFLGFEIPENFFAPYYSLTVREFWSRWHVTLSQWLRDYIYFPLGGSRVSEFRTYINVFLTMVIGGFWHGANYTFVAWGAYLGVVMGMERFLETKYGWTLVPKSKLLKPLKAMLVFFVISVSVLMFRSSSASSMIELFGGIVTNSPSYLRDTLISNGDSWLVESAELIDGKPSFLLNSIRHVDTAFNMFLMFLVFHAIQYWPGILDRFQKHRFIYVIVMGVLTIFLLATLSQGGGGFIYNRF, from the coding sequence ATGCAATTTAATTCAATTCCATTTCTCTTTTTTTTCGCTGTAATGTATATAATCTATTGGAATATACCCTATAGGTTTCGGCATATTTTTTTGATCCTTGCAGGTATGCTTTTTTATGCATATAGCTCTATATCTTTTCTTTTTCATTTTTTGTTCATTATTAGCATTAACTACTTTCTTTATGTGCAATTGAATAAGAAACCGGATAAAAAGATTTTAAGTCTGGCTGTCCTTGTTAATATACTGAACCTTGGTTTTTTTAAATATTTCTATTTCTTTTCAAAGGTTTTGGGAGATATTACCGGGCTTGAAATGTTTTATCATGCCAAAGACCATATCCAAATATTCCTTCCCCTGGCTATTAGTTTTTATTCTTTCCAGATGATAGCTGCCGCTGTAGATTCTTACAGGCGGCCTGATCCTTCTTATCAACCTTTCTGGAAATATTTGCTTTTTGTTTTATTTTTTCCTGTTTTAATTGCCGGCCCTATCATGCGAATGACGGATTTTTTTCCGAATCTGGAAAGAAAAGAGCCGGAAAAAGATATGGTATACCGGGCCTGTTTTTTAATGATGTCCGGTCTTATTAAAAAAGCGTTATTTGCGGATCCATTAAATACCTTCAGTGCTCCAGTTTTTGCGAATCCATCTGAATACAATGTTTATTCCCTTTTTGGTGCCGGTCTACTCTACACCATGCAACTTTTCTTTGATTTTTCCGGTCTTACTGATATGGCGCGTTCGGTTGCTTTATTCTTGGGCTTTGAAATCCCGGAAAACTTTTTTGCTCCTTACTATTCCTTAACGGTTCGGGAGTTTTGGTCCCGCTGGCACGTAACTCTTTCTCAATGGCTACGTGATTATATATACTTTCCTCTCGGAGGGAGTCGGGTTTCAGAGTTTCGAACCTATATCAATGTATTTTTAACTATGGTGATAGGTGGATTCTGGCACGGAGCCAATTATACCTTTGTAGCCTGGGGGGCATATCTCGGAGTTGTGATGGGAATGGAGAGATTTCTTGAGACTAAATATGGCTGGACTCTTGTCCCTAAGTCCAAGCTTTTGAAACCCTTAAAAGCTATGCTTGTCTTTTTTGTGATATCTGTAAGTGTGCTTATGTTTCGCTCTAGCTCGGCAAGTTCTATGATAGAATTATTTGGTGGTATTGTAACGAATTCACCTTCATATCTTCGTGATACATTGATTAGCAATGGTGATAGCTGGCTTGTAGAATCAGCAGAACTTATAGATGGAAAACCATCTTTTCTTTTAAATTCTATTCGTCATGTAGACACAGCTTTCAATATGTTTCTTATGTTCCTCGTATTTCATGCAATTCAATACTGGCCCGGTATTCTGGATAGGTTCCAAAAACATCGATTTATTTATGTGATTGTTATGGGTGTTCTAACTATATTTTTGCTGGCTACCCTTTCCCAGGGTGGTGGTGGATTTATCTATAACCGTTTTTAG
- a CDS encoding bifunctional oligoribonuclease/PAP phosphatase NrnA, with amino-acid sequence MEPNANNTLNKKLLSLLKNRNDFVISTHRSSDPDGIGAELGLKALLDAMGKRAWIVNPDPIAEKYKFLDPVEKIICIDSFKPEKNYDSYQLVVVDNSNIERLDEVKRFINYDGSNLIVIDHHDKIDTRKGFFLYPDYASTSEIIYELLEEYNVSIDYNTALALYLGIVMDTGQFKYNKTQSRTHLIVSKLLKYNFPTEELMRKLYEEYPLFQLLAKKDVFQTLNLYMEGKIASVEITRELLKKYNCSNNPVEDLVNELLGPKGMQVSLSFTESLKQEQIKLSFRSKGNIDVCSIAKQFSGGGHKNAAGGIFHGTLKEAKEKVLEKVYKLLEHKEDYAI; translated from the coding sequence TTGGAACCGAATGCGAACAATACACTGAATAAAAAACTTTTATCATTACTAAAAAATAGAAATGATTTTGTTATCAGTACTCATAGGAGTTCTGATCCGGATGGGATCGGTGCAGAGCTGGGCTTAAAAGCTTTGCTGGATGCGATGGGAAAAAGGGCCTGGATTGTGAATCCGGATCCTATTGCTGAAAAGTATAAATTTTTAGATCCCGTTGAAAAAATAATTTGTATTGATTCCTTTAAACCTGAGAAGAATTATGATTCCTATCAATTAGTAGTAGTAGATAATTCGAATATAGAAAGATTGGATGAAGTAAAGCGCTTCATAAATTATGATGGTTCTAATTTGATAGTTATCGATCACCATGATAAAATCGATACACGAAAAGGTTTTTTTTTATACCCGGATTATGCTTCCACTTCTGAAATTATTTATGAGCTATTAGAAGAGTATAATGTTTCAATTGACTATAATACAGCTCTTGCCTTATACCTTGGAATTGTTATGGATACAGGACAATTTAAATACAATAAAACTCAGTCCCGTACTCATCTGATTGTATCAAAGCTTTTAAAGTATAATTTTCCAACAGAAGAATTGATGAGAAAACTTTACGAAGAATATCCTCTTTTTCAACTTTTAGCCAAGAAAGATGTATTTCAAACTCTAAACCTTTATATGGAGGGGAAAATTGCATCTGTTGAAATTACAAGAGAACTTTTGAAAAAATATAATTGCAGTAATAACCCGGTTGAAGATTTAGTAAATGAATTACTCGGTCCCAAGGGTATGCAGGTTTCTTTATCCTTCACGGAATCATTAAAGCAAGAGCAAATTAAGTTAAGTTTTCGGTCCAAAGGAAACATTGATGTATGTTCTATTGCAAAACAATTTTCCGGAGGCGGACATAAAAATGCTGCCGGTGGGATATTTCACGGCACATTGAAAGAGGCCAAAGAAAAAGTATTAGAAAAAGTTTATAAACTTTTGGAGCATAAAGAGGACTATGCAATTTAA
- a CDS encoding NYN domain-containing protein has translation MILVVDGFNLIYKFPELEMRMYENKLSEARLGLLHLLDAYKKKRKKTKIHAFFDGKKELGSEVRQDEFMGISIYYSHDLKADVLIKEFVKSSISPASLYVVSSDKDIMHHCKKYSANVQSSEDFAKQLSIQLEGKETIIEKEVDVKMSQEELLYWQSLFMSRKGK, from the coding sequence GTGATACTTGTAGTTGATGGTTTTAACCTGATTTATAAGTTTCCTGAATTGGAAATGCGTATGTATGAAAATAAGCTATCGGAAGCCAGGTTAGGCTTACTACATCTTTTAGATGCGTATAAGAAAAAACGTAAGAAAACGAAAATTCATGCTTTCTTTGATGGGAAAAAAGAACTGGGTTCAGAAGTAAGACAGGACGAGTTTATGGGAATTTCCATTTATTATTCTCATGATCTTAAAGCTGATGTATTGATAAAGGAATTTGTAAAAAGTAGCATTTCTCCTGCATCTTTATACGTAGTAAGCTCTGATAAAGATATTATGCACCACTGCAAGAAATATTCAGCGAATGTGCAAAGTTCTGAAGACTTTGCAAAACAACTTTCTATACAATTAGAAGGTAAAGAGACTATTATAGAAAAGGAAGTTGATGTAAAGATGAGCCAGGAGGAATTATTGTACTGGCAGAGTTTGTTTATGTCAAGAAAAGGGAAATAA
- a CDS encoding bifunctional (p)ppGpp synthetase/guanosine-3',5'-bis(diphosphate) 3'-pyrophosphohydrolase yields MGIARENFSLDELFISLQNRFSDEAFGLICKAYDVAEKFHRPQKRKSGEPYIIHPINVAYILNELGVDEKVISAGLLHDVIEDTEYTEENMVSDFGEEITKLVIGVTKISKIKKESISKSEKAQEQKKRSKETELARNLMKILLASVNDIRVLIIKLSDKTHNMRTIKYQSLEKRQMICKEVMELYAPIAGRLGIYRIKSELEDLSFRVLYPEEYQEIKTRVNSKKSEREIYIERIKQILITRLKEVNIKATVNGRAKHFYSIYSKMTQKGRDFEKIYDLRAIRIITEEERDCYGVLGFVHSLWNPIPGRFKDYIANPKSNLYQSLHTSVMGPDGKGIEIQIRTRAMHETAEYGIAAHWAYKESQIRSELNVANTWSEKIKSLSESIFDPQEFVNEFSSEIREDEIIVFTPSGDAITMPKCSTVLDFAFRIHTDIGLHARGAKVDDKIVSLRKELRSGNQIEIITDKKTKPSPIWLRIVKTSTGRHKLRQYFKVAQDDINSQLAQSVSKNPLVEKELANIQKQKSSKKASDKKEKKTKEIKVIVAGIKDILVKLSGCCSPLPGDEIIGFITKGRGVSVHKEDCPLAKKFTDNKRKVSVWWDGGVSNDPIPVRLEVKGVDRQGIYLEIVECISSTKTNMLEAGATLAPGNSLIARFLIEIEHLDQLKEILENLRNIKDVIHAERINS; encoded by the coding sequence TTGGGAATTGCGAGGGAAAATTTTAGTCTTGATGAGTTATTCATCAGCTTACAGAATCGTTTTTCAGATGAGGCCTTCGGCTTAATCTGTAAGGCATATGATGTAGCTGAAAAGTTCCATCGCCCCCAAAAGAGGAAATCCGGTGAACCCTACATTATTCATCCTATAAATGTTGCGTATATTCTAAACGAACTGGGTGTTGATGAGAAAGTGATTTCTGCGGGTTTGCTGCATGATGTGATTGAAGATACAGAGTATACCGAAGAAAATATGGTTTCTGATTTTGGAGAAGAGATCACCAAGTTAGTAATTGGTGTTACTAAAATTTCTAAGATAAAAAAAGAGTCAATATCCAAATCTGAAAAAGCTCAGGAACAAAAGAAGCGCTCCAAGGAAACTGAATTAGCTCGAAATCTCATGAAGATTTTACTTGCCAGTGTGAATGATATTCGGGTTCTTATCATTAAGCTTTCAGATAAAACTCACAATATGAGGACGATTAAATACCAGAGTCTGGAAAAAAGACAGATGATCTGCAAGGAAGTTATGGAATTATATGCTCCTATAGCAGGTCGACTTGGGATTTACAGGATTAAATCTGAATTAGAAGACCTTTCTTTTCGAGTTCTTTATCCGGAAGAATACCAGGAAATAAAGACCAGGGTAAATTCGAAGAAATCAGAGAGAGAAATCTATATAGAACGCATAAAGCAGATACTGATTACTCGTTTGAAAGAAGTTAACATCAAAGCTACTGTTAACGGAAGGGCTAAACATTTCTATTCTATCTACTCCAAGATGACTCAGAAAGGTAGAGATTTTGAAAAAATTTATGATTTACGTGCTATACGTATAATTACAGAAGAAGAGAGAGACTGCTACGGAGTATTAGGTTTTGTGCATAGTCTCTGGAACCCAATTCCGGGTAGATTCAAAGATTATATAGCGAATCCCAAGTCTAACTTGTATCAATCATTACATACTTCGGTGATGGGTCCGGACGGAAAAGGAATTGAGATCCAGATTCGGACAAGAGCTATGCATGAAACGGCTGAATACGGGATTGCTGCCCACTGGGCTTATAAAGAAAGTCAGATTCGTAGTGAGCTAAATGTTGCCAATACCTGGAGTGAGAAAATAAAGAGTTTAAGTGAATCTATTTTTGATCCCCAGGAATTTGTGAATGAATTTTCAAGTGAAATAAGAGAAGATGAAATTATTGTTTTCACTCCTTCCGGTGATGCGATTACTATGCCCAAATGTTCAACGGTTTTAGATTTTGCGTTTCGCATTCATACGGATATCGGACTTCATGCAAGAGGTGCCAAGGTAGATGATAAGATTGTATCTCTCAGAAAAGAATTACGTTCCGGAAACCAGATTGAGATTATTACAGACAAGAAAACGAAACCTTCTCCTATCTGGCTTCGTATTGTTAAAACCTCTACGGGCAGACATAAACTCAGACAGTATTTTAAGGTAGCTCAAGATGATATCAATAGCCAGTTGGCACAATCTGTTTCTAAAAATCCACTTGTAGAAAAAGAACTTGCGAATATTCAAAAACAAAAAAGTTCCAAGAAGGCTTCTGATAAAAAAGAAAAGAAAACAAAAGAAATTAAAGTTATTGTTGCCGGCATAAAAGATATCCTGGTTAAATTATCCGGTTGTTGTTCTCCTTTGCCGGGAGATGAAATTATTGGTTTTATTACAAAAGGCAGGGGTGTAAGTGTACATAAGGAAGACTGCCCCTTAGCTAAAAAATTTACTGATAATAAAAGAAAAGTTAGTGTATGGTGGGATGGAGGGGTCAGCAATGATCCGATACCGGTTCGTCTTGAGGTGAAAGGAGTGGATAGGCAGGGAATTTATCTGGAAATTGTAGAGTGTATTTCCAGCACCAAGACAAATATGTTGGAGGCGGGAGCCACACTGGCACCGGGTAATTCGCTTATTGCTCGCTTCCTTATAGAAATTGAACATCTGGATCAATTAAAAGAAATTTTAGAAAATTTGCGTAATATAAAAGATGTAATTCATGCAGAAAGGATAAATAGTTAA
- the nadC gene encoding carboxylating nicotinate-nucleotide diphosphorylase: MRYHYTSAVETLQREDFSEIVRLALEEDCPAEDITSVAIFSPEVKCSARLISREPGILCGIPVLNEINLQSGNVLELNTFIAEGKSFCAGDIILQIRGNLLDVLRLERLILNFLQYLSGIATQTAELVNSYPGIYILDTRKTLPGYRKMVKYAVFCGGGSNHRIHLSDMAMIKDNHVAMAGSMKQAVEKIRSRFPGKKVELEIDSLAQLTEAMDAEPDILLLDNFSIQDTREAVHQVQQKKASILIECSGGITPDKLAELSRIGGIGVSMGYLTHTTRFLDLSLDLEKD, encoded by the coding sequence ATGAGATACCATTATACAAGTGCAGTTGAAACATTACAAAGGGAAGATTTTTCTGAAATCGTTCGATTAGCCTTAGAAGAAGATTGTCCGGCTGAGGATATCACCAGCGTAGCTATTTTTTCTCCTGAGGTGAAGTGCTCAGCCAGGCTAATTTCGAGAGAACCGGGTATTCTTTGTGGCATTCCCGTACTCAATGAAATTAATCTGCAATCCGGCAATGTTCTGGAGCTAAATACATTTATAGCTGAAGGAAAGTCTTTTTGTGCGGGAGATATTATTTTACAGATCCGGGGAAATCTTCTGGATGTTTTGCGTTTGGAAAGACTTATTTTAAACTTTCTTCAGTATTTATCCGGGATAGCTACTCAAACAGCAGAGCTTGTAAACTCATATCCCGGAATTTATATATTAGATACACGTAAAACTCTCCCCGGCTACAGGAAAATGGTAAAATACGCGGTTTTCTGTGGTGGTGGAAGTAATCATCGAATCCATCTTTCTGATATGGCCATGATAAAAGATAATCATGTGGCTATGGCGGGTTCAATGAAACAGGCAGTAGAAAAAATACGTTCCCGTTTCCCCGGAAAGAAAGTTGAACTGGAGATTGATTCTTTAGCACAGTTAACCGAGGCAATGGATGCGGAACCTGACATCCTTCTCTTAGATAATTTTTCTATTCAGGACACAAGAGAAGCGGTTCATCAGGTGCAACAAAAAAAGGCCTCTATTTTGATTGAATGTTCCGGTGGGATTACTCCGGATAAACTGGCAGAGCTTTCCCGAATTGGGGGGATTGGTGTAAGTATGGGATATTTAACCCATACAACCAGATTTTTAGATTTAAGTTTAGATTTAGAAAAGGATTAA